In Desulfosudis oleivorans Hxd3, the DNA window ACCGGCACAGCATATTCTGATACCGCAGCAGGTCGGAAAGGTTGGTGGCCAAAGCGTTTCGAACCCGCTCTGCTTCGATGCCCGCAATAATGCGGGCCGACAGTTCCAGGCCCAGAAGCTGGCGGCTGTTGAACATCTGACGGTAAAACCGGTATCCCCACCGGTGCAGCCTGTCGGTTTCGTCGCCGCCCGGAATCGGATCCGTAGGCACATACCGGGGTCGCATTTTTTTCCATCGGGATTCAACTGTCCCCATCCCGGCCAGGTCCCGTGCATCCGGCTTTTTAAAAAACCGGCCCGCATGGGAAGGCTTGCAGGCCGGGCAGTGATACTCGATGGCAAACAGGCGGTGATCCGGCGGGCCTGCGGCTGCATCGGGGTAGGTGTTATCCACCCCGCAGGCCGGACACTTGCACCGGCTTCGCCCGGCAGGGCCGGCCATGGTCAACGCGGCGGAACAGGTGTCGCAATTCCCCGGCGAGGTCCGGCTCTTTGTTTCTGTCAGGTCCCCACACGCCGGGCACACAAACACATTTAAAGGATGACGAGCGTCGGCGGAAACAAGATAGCCGGGAAACAGGTCTACGGTTTTTCCGCATCCTTGACACGGAATGGTCTTGACCCAGAGGAAATATTTCACATGGGCATCATCGGAACCGCACACTTCGCACCGGGTCCGGTAAAACGGGCCGACCTCCTTTTCCAGGGTTTGACAAAGGACGGTCGCGGCCCGTTCATAAGCTTTCAGATCCAGGTGCTCGATCTCCTGCTTGACGATCCAGTAGGACATGGGGTTGATGTCAAACCCGGTCACATCACACCCCAGCCGGTTGGCCTCCAGCACCGGAATGCCGCCTCCCATGAAGGGGTCTGCCACGGTTTTGCCGTCCAGGTCGTTGGCCCTGTAAAACACATCCCGAAGCGGCGAATCGACAAACTCGGAGAGCAGAAGGCCCCGAAACAGGGTTCCCGGGCGCCGGGCAAACCACTTATGCACGGCAATAACAGGCCGGTAGTTCTGCTGAATCTGCTTCTCCCGCAGGGCCAGGTCGGCGATAAAGGATATGTCAAAACGTTTTTCGATCATAACTTAGTTACAAACTTCGGATGTTGTTTAGGATCCACTTGGCTTTCTTGATGAAGAGACTAACTCTATTTCTGTACTTGATGACAAATACAAACATCCTCTAAACCACAATGAGTGGAACAACAACTATTTGTATTATAATGAAAAAATGGGTCATCGCCATCATCCATAATCTTTATATTATAAGTGCCATCTTTTTGAATTGCCCCATCCACCCAACTATCCAGAAGCTTAATTGCCGCCTTAAAGCAACATCTTGGTATATTGTGCTCCTGGCACAAGGAAAGAAGCCCTTTATCGCATGTCCATATAGCAGATCCTTCTGTATAGTAACCCCAGATGAATATTTTCACATCGTTAGGATCTCGGCTGATACGTGCAAAGTTGATTGAATTTGTGTTTGATCCTCTTTGAAGTTGTAACGCTTTCTCGTCCAAAAGCATTTCATCCAAATCTTGACATTCGCAAGTATAAAAATTGCATGGGGCTTCATTATATTGGTTCATCTTAACCACACAACTAGCATTGGAGCATGGGCCAAAAAAGTCTATTAATCCGCAAGTTTTATCCACCTGCATCAGGCGGTTGATAAAACAGGCGTCTAAGAACACATATGTGTAGCTACCGCAGCTCAATTTGTAGTGTTTCCTCTATATATTTTAAAACATTTTCGGAATATAAAGCTGTGTCTTGCCTTATGCATTGGATTAATGTCTTTTGACTTTCCTTTAAAAAACCTTGAACAGCTTGCGCATTTCTACTCGGAGTAATATTTTCTAATATTTTTTTGATTTGCCTAAATGATATGACAGGGCTCCTTCTTATGTCTCGATCGATTTGTTCAATCCAATCGGGCTCTCTATTTTCTTCGTAATCCATTCTTCTAAATTGCTCTCCTGAGACTTGATACTCTTCTTCATCATCGTCATGCCTTGCTTCTTGATAGAAAAATTCTTGATTCGAGGTTAAGGTGTCAAATATCGAATTAGCAAGAACATCTTTTAAAGTCCTCCCTTCATCGACTGCGTTTTGACATGCCGCCAGATCTAGTTCTGGAAATTTTTTTGCTAGGTGGATTGATTCGTCATATGGGATCAGAAAGAATTGAGCAAATTTATAGGCAAAAAATTCTGGCAACAACTCTTCTGAAATATCTACATTCCAATGAAGGCTTGGTAAAAAAACATCCACAGGGATATCTCGATTACGATCAAACAGCATGTGACACACTTCATGGGCTAATGAGAAAATAAGTCTGTGCGGAGGGCGTTTATAAGTGTTTACGCAAATTGCTGCCTTGGGACCATGGCTAACAATAAAGGCATCAAAATCGGCCTCTATCGACTCCACGGGTATTACGGGTACTTGGTATTGCGTTAAAAAAACTTCAGGGGTGGGATATCGTTTGCGGAATTCAGAAACAAAGGCTCCCGCTTCCTGTATTACGTCATGTCGCCTATACCCGCTTCTGAGGTTCCGCGAAAATGAAGGGGCATTAATCTTGGGAAGTGAGTTTTCAATCAATAAAAACACATCTTCAACTTTAGACGTAAACACCTGTATATCATTCTTTAAATTCCTGAAGGCGAGATTGGTTTCTGGGTATTCTTTATCGAATAGCAACCTAACTGCATTAATGCCAAACGATTCAGATATTTTCACAATTTCATCAAACACGATCTCACGTTTACCTGCCAAATAACCACCAATTATATCTGATGGAACTTTGGCAAAACTACTTGCCCTAGAGAGAGTTAATCCTCTTCTCCTGAACTCAAAATTCAGACGTTTTGCGATTTCTTGGCGGATTATTTTCACTAATTCATCACCATCTATGTTAAGTTATCTATCGCATAGCCTATTGGTATGATTACGTTAACACAAAAGCCCGGATATTGCTTTTCCCCGGTATTCCCTAGCAGGCACCCCCAAAGAGACAGAGGCGTCCTCCGTCGCCAAGGTTATAGGAGACAAGTGGAGCTTTTCCTACATAATCTCAACTGCGCCTTGAATCATTGCAACAACACCGCCCAGGCAAAACACTTGTGTCACGCCAGATTCTCTTCTCACGCGGCAGCGCCACCTCTTCTGGCCTTCATGCGGTCGCGCAGTCTGGGAAACAGGTTAATGTCGGTATGGGGCAGAAACAGGGCTGCCATGTAGTGGTCCATGTAGGAGTTGGTTTCGGAAAGCTCGAAGTTGGTCATCTTCTGCACCACCTGGCCCACGTCCCTGCGAATGCGGTTGGTCAGGGCGCTCATGCGGGCACCCATCAGGGAGCCGTTGCCGATAAAGGTGACCTTTTCCGGCTCGATTTCCGGCAACAGGCCGATGGTCATGGCCTTTTCCAAATCGATGTAGCTGCCGAACCCGCCGGAGAGCACGATGCGCGAAATCTGATCAATACCCAGGCCGACCTCGTCGAGCAGGGTCTGGCTCCCGCTGTAGATGGCGCCCTTGGCCCGAATCAGGTTGTCGATGTCGATCTCGGTGAGCACGATGTCCCGGTCGATGCCGGTGCTCTCCTTCCACACCACCACGTATTCGTAGATATTGTCCTTATGACGAATGCGCGGATTGTCCAGGTCCTTGTTGATCTGGCCGCCGCTGTCGATGACACCGGCCTCAAAGAGCTGGGCCACCATGATGATAAGGCCCGACCCGCAGATGCCCACCGGCTTGGTGTTGCCGTGTGTAAGGAGCATGGGCTCCAGGGTTTCCGGGTCGATGGAAAAATCCTCGATGGCCCCTTTGGCGGCCCGCATGCCGAATGTGATGCCTCCGCCCTCAAAGGCCGGCCCCGCTGAACAGGCGGCGCACACCAGCCAGTCCCTGTTGCCGATGACGATCTCGGCGTTGGTGCCGATGTCGATGAAAAGGGTCAGCTCTTCGGAACGGTAAAGGCCGGACCCCATGACCCCGGCCACAATGTCGCCGCCCACGTAACTGGAGATCTGGGGGTAGACCAGGGCCGTGACATGCTCGCCCAGGGCCAGGTCGATATCCCGTGCCCGAATGGGCGGATAGAAGGTGGAGGCCGGCACATAGGGCGACCGCCGGATATGCCGGGGATTGACCTCCAGCAGCAGCTGGGTCATGGTGGTGTTGCCGGCCAGGGTGATGGTGGAGATATTTTCCGGATCCACGCCGGACTGTTTGATCACGGATTTAATGATCTTGTTGATGGTGCCGGTGACCAGGTCGTGGAGTTTTTTCAGCCCGCCGGGCTTTTCCGCGTGCACGATGCGGGTGATGATGTCCTCGCCAAAGCTGATCTGGGCGTTAAAGTCGCCTTCCCTGGCCAGAATCTCACCGGAGCCCAGGTCGATGAGCTCGCCGTAGACCGTTGTGGTGCCGATATCCACGGCAATGGCGTAGTTCATGGCCGTGGTATCGCCAGGCTGAATATTGATGACCTGGGTCTTGCCCCCGTCTTCCCGCACGGGCCGCACCAGGGTGACCGTGACCTTGAAGTCCTGCTCCCGGATCACATCGGGAATCAGACGGATAACAGGCAGCAGAAACTCCAGCCGGTGCTCGTCGTGTTTCAGGCGCAGCACATTGACCAGCCGGGTAACGTCCGGCACGTTTTCTCCGGCGTCCGGGGGAGGCAGCTCCAGGTACTTCTTTTCCACGGGCGGCACAAACAGGCCCTGGTCCTTGAGCTGCTCGAAATCCATCTGCATGATGCGGGCCGTCTTGCGCGGCACCCGCTGAATGTCCAGGGCGCTCTTGTCGGACATGGAAGACTCAACGGGAATGCGCACCGTCAGGTCTTCGACCACCTTTGACCGGCAGGCCAGCCGGACCCCGGCGTCAATATCTTCCTTGGCCAGTTTTTCCGAAAGCCCGCCTTCCACCGATCCCGACTCTATCACCACCCGGCACTTGCCGCACACGCCTTCGCCGCCGCAGGAGGCATTAATATGCACGCCCGCCTCCATGGCCGCCTTGATCAGGTTATCGCCTTCGGCTACCTCAACCACCCGCTCGTGGGGCAGAAACTTCACTTTATACGTATTCATCAGCACCTCATTTTGTTAATCATAAAGATTGTCCGTGGCTTTTTGCCATGCCGGGTTTTGCCATCCACGATACAACCGGAAAACACAATTTTCAAGCAAATGCGGGAACAGCGGAATGAGGCCCCGGCCATGTTCCGGAAAAAAAAGCGGGAAAGCATGACATGCACGCTTTCCCGCCGAAAAACATCCTTTTACCTTGATACCGGATTATTTTCCCATGGTCTTGAAAGAACCGTCCTGAATCTCGGGCTCAGGCTTGAAAATGTCCAGACCGTACTTGGCATGCAGCTTGTTGAGGGTATCGGTCAGCTGCTTGGGATCGGTGCCCGCGGCCAGGGTAAAGGGGCCGGCAAAAGCCCGCATGCCGTGGACCATGCCCTGGTCAATATCTTCCACTGACTCGGCAATGCCTTCCTTGTATACCCGCACCGCCTCGTTGACCTGGATGGCCAGGAACTCCATGGGGGTGATCTCGGTGGAGGTCTTGGAGGTGTCGATCTTGGCCTTGCCGCCCTCCCACTCGTAGATGCCCTTGCCGGTCTTCATGCCCAGGTCGCCCTTGTCCAGCAGGGCCTGAAGCGTCTTGCCCGGGGTAAAGTCCTTGGAAAGGGTCTCGGAGTAGTATTTCAGGGTGTGATAGAACACGTCGATGCCCACGTAGTCGGCCAGCTCAAAGGGGCCCATGGGCATGCCCATCTGCTTCATGATGGCGTCGATCTCGTCGGGCTTGATGGCACCTTCATCCAGAATGGCGCTGATCAGAGCCTGATTGGGCGCGCCGATGCGGTTGACGATAAAGCCGGGGGAGTCCTTGAGGACCTTGACCGGAATCTTGCCGATTTTCTTGGACAGTTCGCACAGCAGGTCCACGTTTTCCGCGGAGGTCTTCTCGCCGAAAATCACCTCCACCAGCTTCATCCGGTTGACCGGGTTGAAAAAGTGCATGCCCAGAAACCGCTCGGGCTTGGTCACCGCGGTGGCGATCTCGGTGATGCTCATGGTGGAGGTGTTGGAGGCCAGCAGGGCCTCGGCCGGGGCAGCGGACGACACATCGGCAAACACCTTCTTT includes these proteins:
- a CDS encoding ImmA/IrrE family metallo-endopeptidase, which gives rise to MKIIRQEIAKRLNFEFRRRGLTLSRASSFAKVPSDIIGGYLAGKREIVFDEIVKISESFGINAVRLLFDKEYPETNLAFRNLKNDIQVFTSKVEDVFLLIENSLPKINAPSFSRNLRSGYRRHDVIQEAGAFVSEFRKRYPTPEVFLTQYQVPVIPVESIEADFDAFIVSHGPKAAICVNTYKRPPHRLIFSLAHEVCHMLFDRNRDIPVDVFLPSLHWNVDISEELLPEFFAYKFAQFFLIPYDESIHLAKKFPELDLAACQNAVDEGRTLKDVLANSIFDTLTSNQEFFYQEARHDDDEEEYQVSGEQFRRMDYEENREPDWIEQIDRDIRRSPVISFRQIKKILENITPSRNAQAVQGFLKESQKTLIQCIRQDTALYSENVLKYIEETLQIELR
- a CDS encoding ASKHA domain-containing protein, which translates into the protein MNTYKVKFLPHERVVEVAEGDNLIKAAMEAGVHINASCGGEGVCGKCRVVIESGSVEGGLSEKLAKEDIDAGVRLACRSKVVEDLTVRIPVESSMSDKSALDIQRVPRKTARIMQMDFEQLKDQGLFVPPVEKKYLELPPPDAGENVPDVTRLVNVLRLKHDEHRLEFLLPVIRLIPDVIREQDFKVTVTLVRPVREDGGKTQVINIQPGDTTAMNYAIAVDIGTTTVYGELIDLGSGEILAREGDFNAQISFGEDIITRIVHAEKPGGLKKLHDLVTGTINKIIKSVIKQSGVDPENISTITLAGNTTMTQLLLEVNPRHIRRSPYVPASTFYPPIRARDIDLALGEHVTALVYPQISSYVGGDIVAGVMGSGLYRSEELTLFIDIGTNAEIVIGNRDWLVCAACSAGPAFEGGGITFGMRAAKGAIEDFSIDPETLEPMLLTHGNTKPVGICGSGLIIMVAQLFEAGVIDSGGQINKDLDNPRIRHKDNIYEYVVVWKESTGIDRDIVLTEIDIDNLIRAKGAIYSGSQTLLDEVGLGIDQISRIVLSGGFGSYIDLEKAMTIGLLPEIEPEKVTFIGNGSLMGARMSALTNRIRRDVGQVVQKMTNFELSETNSYMDHYMAALFLPHTDINLFPRLRDRMKARRGGAAA
- a CDS encoding 3-hydroxyacyl-CoA dehydrogenase, with product MKLEDIKKIAVIGSGAMGHGIAQVCIMAGYTVVMVDVKQEFLDNGMKKVKESMDFLVGKGKLSAEDKDRMMGQLSTSLDNKAAVADVQVVIEAVPEIMDLKKKVFADVSSAAPAEALLASNTSTMSITEIATAVTKPERFLGMHFFNPVNRMKLVEVIFGEKTSAENVDLLCELSKKIGKIPVKVLKDSPGFIVNRIGAPNQALISAILDEGAIKPDEIDAIMKQMGMPMGPFELADYVGIDVFYHTLKYYSETLSKDFTPGKTLQALLDKGDLGMKTGKGIYEWEGGKAKIDTSKTSTEITPMEFLAIQVNEAVRVYKEGIAESVEDIDQGMVHGMRAFAGPFTLAAGTDPKQLTDTLNKLHAKYGLDIFKPEPEIQDGSFKTMGK